Within Micromonospora narathiwatensis, the genomic segment GGCGGCCAGGTCGACGCCCTCGCCGACCCGGACGGTCGACTCGTGCGCGATCGCGTCGATGCCGGCGGCGCTCACCGTCATCTTGAGCTTGCCGCTGTCGCCGTCCTTCGCCGTGTCGGTCGGGGTGAGCTGGACCGGGAAGATGCCGGCCAGACCCCACTCCTCGACACCGACCTCCCACATCGAGGTGCAGAGCAGCACGTGCTTCGACGGGCTGGTGCACTCGCCGATGGTGTCCTCGTAGGCCGTGACGTCGATCTTTCCAGCCAGGTCGCTGAAGTCGTACCGGACGGTGAGGTCGTGCAGCAGGACCGGGGCCGAGGCGTAGATGATGCCGTCTTCGACCTTGCCGGCGGTGCCGGTGGCGACCGTGCTGTCGTTGAAGTACCAGCCGAGCTTGACCTGCGACTTCTCGGCGAGAGCGGGGGTGGCGGAGGCGGCGACGAACGCGCCTGCGACGCCCAACCCGGCGAGCCAGCGCCGGGTGGAGTTGCTGAGCATGTTTTGGGTTCCTCCCGTGGGATTCAGGTGGAGCGCGTGCAGCTTAAAGAAGCCTTAAGCCGCTCCGCAGTCCCGGTTGCCTGGTCGGCGTGTCGAACCGGCTGAAAAGCTGATCGTCCGGTCGTGCAATCTTCGGTTGTCCCCAGCCCGTCAACAGGGCGGGACACCGGGAGGTGCAGTGACGTACGAGGAGTTCGCCGACGCACGGCTGGGCGCCCTGCTGCGGTACGCGGTCATGCTGACCGGGGATCCGCACCAGGCGCAGGACCTGGTGCAGGAGACCATGGTGCGGGTCCAGCTGAACTGGCGGCGGGTGGCCCGGAGCGACGTGCCGGAGCGGTACGTCCGCCGGATGCTCACCAACCAGTACGTCGACTGGCGGCGCGGCTCGTGGGCGCGGCGGGTGCTGCTCCGTGGTGAACCGGACGAGGTGCCCGTGCCGACCGACCACGCCCAGTCCGCGGTGGACCGGGACGAGCTGTGGTCCTGGCTGTCCCGGCTGCCCCGCCGACAGCGCGCCGCGTTGGTGCTCCGCTACTACGAGGACCTGCCCGACGCCGAGATCGCGGAGATTCTCGGCTGCGCCGTCGGCACGGTCCGCTCCTGCATCTCCCGGGCGCTGGCCACCCTGCGAGCCGAGTACATGGAGGTCTGCTGATGATCGAAAACGACCTGCGGGCCGCCTTCGCGCGGCTGGAGGCGCTGACCCCGCCCATCGGCCCGGTCCGCGTAGCCATCGAGCGGGCCGCGGTCCGCCGCCGGCGCCGCCGTTTCCGGCTCCGGCTCGGTGGTACGGCGCTGTTGCTGGTCGCCGCCGCCACGGCCGGCTTCACGGCGTTCGTGCCGCACCAGCCGGCACCCGCGACCCTGCTCGGTGAGCCGGCGCCGCCGACCCCGACCGGCGCGCTGAACGTGCTGCTGCTCGGTGTCGACTCGACGTCGACGCAGCGTCCCCCGCTGGCCGACTCGGTGCTGCTCGTGCACCTCCCGGCCGACCGCAGCCGGCCGTATCTGGTCTCGCTCCCGCGCGACCTGGAGGTCGCCATCCCCGGGCTGCACCGGGACAAGCTCAACGCGGCCTTCGCGTACGGTGCGGGCTACGACCCGCCCGACCAGAGCAAGGGCTACGACCTGACCCGTCGGGCGGTCGTCGACCTGATCGGCGTACCCGTCGACGCCGGCGCCGTGCTGACGTACCCGGTGCTGCGGAAGGTGACCGACGCGCTGGGCGGGGTGGAGGTCTGCCTGCCGCAGCAGATCAGGTCCTCGCACACCCGCCGGGCGTACCCGGCCGGCTGCCAGCGCCTCGACGGGTCCGCCTCCGTCGACCTGCTGCGACAGCGGCGAGGGCTGCCCGACGGAGGTCTGGACCGGGACCGTAACGCCCAGCGGTTCGCGGCCGGCCTGGTCCGCCGGGCCAGAGCGAAGGATGTGTTGGGCGACCCGGTGCAACTCTCCCGCATCGTCGCCGCGGTGGGCCCGGACCTGACCGTGGCCGGCGGATCGGTGCTGGACCTGCTGCGGGTCGTCCCGGAGTTGACCTCGGTCGAGCCGGTCGGGCTCAGCCTGCCGGTCGAGCTGACGGAGGGCTCCAACGGGCGGCTGCACGCGGATCCGAGGGCCGCCCCGGCCTTCCTGGCCGCGTTGCGGGAGGATCGGCTGGCCGAGTGGGCGGCGGCGCACCCGGACCGGGTCACCCCGATCCGCTGACCGGCGCGCCTGGCGTGGTCCGCCGGGCGGCGCCGACGCGGCACGGCCCCGGCGGTGTGCCGGCCGCCGGGTGTCAGCGGTAGTCGTCCTCGTTGGTGGCGACCACCCGGGCCTGTTCGATCGCGTCCCAGTCGTCGACCTCCAGGCCGCGGTGCGGCTCGCCCTCGCCGTCCTCGGGTTGGACCACCGCCGCCTGCTCGACGGCGTCGGCCGGTTCCGCCTCCAGGTCCCGTTCCTCCGGAGCGAGGTGGTCGCTCGGGGCGAAGTCCTCGTCGGGCTGACCCATCGTCCCTCCCTGGATCTCGGTACGGACGGTCACCACCACACCGTACGGGCTGGCTCCGGTCCCCGCTCGGTGCCGGGCCCAACGGCGTGGATCCCGGAGTCGGCGGATTGTCCCTCCCCGCGGGGTACCCGGTGCCAGGATGGTGGGGTGGGCTTCCTGATCCGACTGGCGATCACCGCGATCGCGCTGTGGATCACCACCCTGATCGTGCCCGGAGTGGAGGTGACCGGCCGCAACGCTACGGACACGGCGCTCACCCTGCTCGTGGTGGCGCTCATCTTCGGCGTGGTCAACGCGGTGCTCAAGCCGGTCATCAGGGTGCTCGGCTGCGTGTTCTACCTGCTCACCCTCGGTCTCTTCGCGCTCGTGGTCAACGCCCTGCTGTTCCTGCTCACCAACTGGATCGCCCAGGAACTGCACCAGCCGTTCCACGTCGACGGGTTCTGGGCCGCGTTCTGGGGGGCCATCGTGGTGGCCGTGGTGAGCTGGCTGATGAGCGTCGTGGTGCCGGATCGGCGGGAGGCGCGGTGAGCCCCGTTCCCGGGTCGGTTGTGCCCGTCGCCGCCTTCTACGGGATACTTCCCGCGGTGGACAGCGCGGTCCGGCGCACCAAGGAAGACAGCGGCCTGCACGGCCGAGAGCGGTAAGTAAGGAGCGTTCGACATGCCCATCGCTTCCCCCGAGGCTTACGCGGAGATGCTGGACCGGGCCAAGGCCGGCCGGTACGCGTACCCCGCGATCAACGTGACCTCCTCGCAGACGCTGAACGCGGCGCTCAAGGGCTTCGCCGACGCGGAGAGCGACGGCATCATCCAGGTCTCCACCGGTGGCGCGGAGTACCTGTCCGGACCGTCGGTCAAGGACATGGTCGCCGGTTCGGTCGCGTTCGCGAAGTACGCCCACGAGGTGGCGAAGAACTACCCGGTGAACATCGCGCTGCACACCGACCACTGCCCGAAGGACAAGCTGGACAAGTTCGTCCGGCCGCTGATGGCCATCTCCCAGGAGCGGGTGCAGCGCGGCGAGGAGCCGCTGTTCCAGTCGCACATGTGGGACGGCTCGGCCGTGCCGGTGGCGGAGAACCTGGAGATCGCCGAGCAGCTCCTCACCGAGGCCGCCAAGGGCAAGATCGTCCTTGAGATCGAGGTCGGCGTCGTGGGTGGCGAGGAGGACGGCGTCGAGAACGCCATCAACGAGAAGCTCTACACCACCGTCGAGGACGGCCTGGCCATGGTCGACGCGCTCGGCCTGGGCGAGAAGGGCCGCTACATGGCGGCGCTGACCTTCGGCAACGTGCACGGCGTCTACAAGCCGGGCAACGTCAAGCTCCGCCCCTCGGTGCTGCACGACATCCAGGTGGCGGTCGGCGCCAAGTACGGCAAGGAGAAGCCGCTCAGCCTGGTCTTCCACGGCGGTTCCGGCTCGCTGCTGTCGGAGATCCGCGAGGCGCTTGACTACGGCGTGGTGAAGATGAACATCGACACCGACACCCAGTACTGCTTCACCCGGCCGGTGGCGGACCACATGTTCCGCAACTACGACGGCGTGCTGAAGGTCGACGGCGAGGTCGGCAACAAGAAGATGTACGACCCGCGCGTCTGGGGCAAGGCCGCCGAGGCCGGCATGGCCGCCCGGGTCGTCGAGGCCTGCGAGGCCCTGCGCTCCACGGGCACCAAGATGAAGTGATGCCGAAGTGGAGGGGCCCCTTGTCGACAAGGGGCCCCTCCACCTCAGCGCCCGGTCAGCAGCCGGACCGCCTCGTGCACGTCGTCGGTCAGGTGCACGGTGCTCGACAGGTCGCCGAACGGGGACGCGGCCAGCAGCGGGCGCAGCAGCGACTCGACCGGCAGTTCCGTGGTCCAGTACGCCCGGTCCAGGAAGACGTACGCCCCGCTCGCGCCGTCCGTGCCGTAGTAGGTCTTGGTGGCCGCCTGGAACACCTCCTGCACGGTCCCGGCCCGGCCGGGCGCGAAGACGATCCCGCCCCGGGCCAGCCGGAGGATGGTGTCCTCCCGGATCGCGTTCGAGAAGTACTTGGCGATCCGCCCGGCGAAGAGGTTCGCCGGCTCGTGCCCGTACAGCCAGGTGGGGATGGCCAGCCCACCCGAGCGGGCCCACTCCGTGCCGGCCGCCGCCGGGCGCGGCGCGGGCAGCCCCGGCCCGGCCGAATACCGCTCGCGGATCCGCAGCGCCACCTCCGTGTAGCGGTCGTGGTCGGTGAAGTCGGGCGCGGTCGCGAGCAGGTCGATGGCCGCGGTCAGCTCCTCCGCCGGCCAGGCCGCGAGGAACGCGCCCAGGTTGGCCGCCTCCATCACGCCGGGCCCGCCGCCGGTCACCACCAGCCGTTCGGCCCGTGCCAGCTCCCAGCCCAGCACCGCCGCCATCCGGTACGCGACGCTGCCGCGCCCTACCGCGTGCCCGCCCATCACGCCCACCACGGACTGCGGCCCGTGCACCGCGAGCCAGGTCCGGGTGGCGTCGGCCAGTGCGTTGTCCACCCCGTGGTCGTGCAGCCGCTGGCCGAGCGCCTCCCGGACGTCCGGCAGCGCGCCGCCGTGCGCGCGGAAGTGCGCGTACACCCGGGTGTCGTACATCCCGGCGAACCCCGCCTCCGCGAAGCCCGCGGCCAGGTCGTCCGCGCTGTAGAGATGGGCCGGCTGGGTCGGGTAGGGCAGCCCGGAGAAGGGCGGGACCACGTTCGCGCCACGCCGGACCAGGTCCGCGCCGACCTCCCGGCCGGCGAACCGGCAGCCCACGAAGAGGGTCCCGGCCACCTCGACGCCGCGCAGGTCGGGGACCGGATCGAGGTCGAGGCGCAGGCCCTGCACGGTCAGGCCGGCGAGGCTCCCCTCGGCGAGCCGCCGGTCGAACGCGGCCCGGGTCTCGATCTCGTTGGTGCTGGTCTCGTGCGGCTCGATGACGTCCGCGGGAGGTGGGGTCGGCACGAGATCATCCTGCCCCGGCCCGGCAACCCGGCCAACCCGGCGGCCCGGACCCGGCCAACCCCGGCGGGACGGACAGGAGCCCGGCGGCCAGGCCACCGGGCTCCTGCGTAACCGGGTCCTGGGGAGGCTCCGGACCTGTAGTTGTAGTGGAAAAAATCGCCGCATGGCATGGGCCGCCGGTACCTGCACCGGCACCGCAGGCGTGACGAAACCCTCAGCCGTTCAGCCGACCGGCTCGCCGGACCCTCTCGCGTAGTCGGGCGCGAAGCGGGTTGAATGGGGCGATGCAGAACCTGTTGCCTGAGCCACCGGCCACCCTCCTGCCCGCGCACGAGGAGGCCGACGCCGCGCTGGACGCCGCCGCCGAGCAGGACACCGACGAGGCGTACGCCGAGGTCGCGGCCCGCTTCCCCAGCCACAGTGCGGCCTGGGCGGCACTCGGGGTCCGGGCGCTCGCCGTGGGCCAGGTCGTCCCGGCGTACGCGTACGCGCGTACCGGTTACCACCGGGGCCTGGACCAGCTGCGCCGCAGCGGCTGGAAGGGACACGGTCCGGTGCCCTGGTCGCACGAGCCCAACCGGGGTTTCCTCGGCTGCCTCTACGTGCTCTCCCGGGCCGCGGGCGAGATCGGCGAGGCGGACGAGGCGGCCCGCTGCGCCCAGTTCCTCCGCGACTGCGATCCGGCTGCCGCGGACGCCCTGGCCAGCCACTGACCCGCGTCGACGGCCGGTCCGGCCACCGGCTCGGGTCGGCCGTCGCCTCTCGGGTCCCTGCCGTCCCGGAGGGCCGGGGCTACAGCCCTTCGGCGACCGCGGCGGCGATCTTCAGCCACGCGTCCCGGGTCGCCGAGGAGAGCTGGGCGTACCGGATCGGCTCGCCGGTGTCGATGAGCCGCTCGTACGGCGCCAGCAGCACGGCTCGGGTCCGGGCCGCGAAGTGCTGCTGGATCGCCGGCAGGTCGATCTCCTTGCGCGACGGCGGCATCGACACCACCGTCACCGCCTGTCGGACCAGTCGCTGCCGGCCGCTCTGCTCCAGGTGGTCGAGCATCCGGGCGGCCGTCTCCGCCGAGTCGTTCCGTGCCGACATGGTGACCACGAGCTGGTCGGTGGCGTCCATCGCGGCCTGCCAGTTCTGGGCCCGGACGTTGTTCCCGGTGTCCACGAAGATCAGCTTGTAGAAGCGGCTGACCACCTCGCGGATCTCGGCGAACGCGGCGGCGGTGAGCATTTCCCCACCGGTCGCCGACTCGTCCGAGGCGAGCACGTCGAACATCCCCTCGCCCTGCGAGCGGACGTACTGCGACAGGTCCCCGATGCGGCCGTGCGGGCCCTGGAACTGCCCCAGGTCGCGCAGCATGTCCCGGACCGTACGGGAGTGGAAGTCCTGCTGGGCCCGCATGCCCAGGGTGCCCTGGGTCTCGTTGTTGTCCCAGGCCAGCACGTATCCGCCACGCTTCTGACCGAAGGTCATCGCGAGCAGCAGAATGGCGACGGTCTTGCCCGCGCCGCCCTTCGGGTTGACCACGGTCACCTGGCGCAGCCCGCCGAAGTTGCGCCGGACCATCTCGATGTCGCGCTTCAGGTCCTGCTCGTGCCGCCCGGGCGGGAGCCGGACCAGCCCCATCCGGTTCACCACCGCCCGGACACCCATGGTGGCCATCGGGTCGGCCGGTCTGGCCTGGCGACGGCGGGCGAAGTCCTCGGCCGTCGGAGTCGCCCCGCTCTCCGGGGTCCAGACCGGCTCCGGATACGCGGCGGCGGGTGCGGGCTGCCGCGCGGCAGGCGGGCCGGGCTGTGGCGGTGCGGGGGCACCCGGCTGCGGCCAGGCCGGCGGGTACCAGCCCGGCGGTGGGGTGGGCCCGCCCGCCTGCGGGTGCGCCGGGTACGCCGACGCCGACGGGTGCCCCGGCGGTCCGTACCCGACCGGTCCCGGCGGGTACGCCGTGCCGTCCCCGTACGGCGGCTGCCGCAGCGGTACGCCCGGCGCGGGCGGGAACGGCCCGAGCCGCGGCGGGCTCTGCGGCGATCCCCGGCCGCCCGTCGCCTCGACGGCACCCGCTGCCGGCAGGTCCGGCCCGCCCGGCACGGGGGCGGTCACCGGGACGTCCGGCCCGGGTGAGGCCGTACCGGCGGCCGGCGGCGTCACCGGACCGGCGGCGGCCTCCACCGGTGGCGATGCCGGCGTACGGCCGGACGGTTCGCTCGCCGGGTTGGTGAGCCGCTGCGGCGGCTGCGCCCACGGCGACTCGCTCCGGCCACCGCCCGTCGCGCCGTCACCAACCGGGCCGGACCCGTCCGCGGGAACGGCCGCCTCGGCCACCGTCTCGTCGGCCGTGGCCGGGATGGCCGCCCCGGCCGCCTCTCCGCCGGTCGTGGGCGGGATGGCGGCTCGGGACGAGGGCGGGGTCTGGCTGTCGGGGCCGGCCGGCGGCTGGTCGAGGGTGAACGGCAGGTCCAGGTCGACCGAGGGCTGCACCGTGCGGGCCACGGGTGTTCCGTTGCCGGCGTCCGGCGGAATCTGGTCCGGGGCCGGTTCGCCGGACGGATCGACCGGCTGCGGCGTCGGTGGCCTGGCGGTCGGCGTCGTCGCGGGCGGGGTGGGCCAGGCCGGTGCGGCCGGCTGGGGTGCCGCCCAGGGCGGGACGGCGGCGTCCGGGTCGGTCGGATCCGGCGGCCAGAGCGGTTCGATGTCCCGCTCGGGCACCTGCGGTTGGCCCCGTACGTGGGCCCGGTCGGCGTTCTCGTGCACCACGGTTCCTCCCCATTCCTCCCGCCGAGGATAGGCCGTCCGGTTCGCCGGGGCGTCCGATCGAATCGACGGAGGTCAGACCGTCCAGACCGCCCAGGCGCCCGGCTCGATCCACCAGGACCGCTTGCGGTTCAGCTCGCCCTCGACACCGTCGTCGAGGAAGGGCACCCGCTCGTCGCGCGGCACGACCGCCACCGCCCGCCCCCGGGCCCGGCGTACCTCCAGTCGTACCCGCTTGCGGCCGAGTGCGGACCGGGTGACCACGGGCACGGCCACCGCCACCTCGACCCGGCCGTCGGTCGGGTCCGGGTCGGCCAGCAGCGCCACGTCGTCCAGCCGGGCGTACCCGCCGGCGTTGCCGATCGCGCAGGCCATGATCGGGTCCTCGCCGTGGGAGAGGATCGCGCCGTCGACCTCCACCCGGGCCCGCCAGCGCAGCGGTCGGCCCGCGTCGTCGGCCGCGCCGAGCAGCGCGCCGTCCAGGGTCACCGAGCCGCCGTCGTTGCGCAGCAGGTCGAGCCGGCGGACCGTGCCGTCCAGCACCGCGGCGGCCACCGCCGCCGGATCGCGGGGCAGCCCGAGCTGCGCGGCCAGGTCCCGCGCCGTCCCGCCCCGGGCCGGGTCGAGCGGGAGTACGCCGACCGGCGGCAGATCGGGGACGGTCCGGTTGCCGGCCAGGTCGGCCGGACGGCGGCTGGGCGGCGGAGCGTACCGCCGGACCAGCCGGCGGAGCACGGCGCGCAACTGCCCGTCGCTGGCCGTGGCGACCACCAGCCGGGTCTTGGAGTCCGGGTCCGGCCAGGTGAGGCCGTCGGGGCGCGGCGGCCCGTCGAGGCGGGCGAGCACCTCGTCGATCTCGGCGTCCGAGCGGGCGGTCACACTGTCCACCCGGGCGCCTCGGGCGGTCAACGCGTCCGCACAGGCCAGCACCGGTACGCGCGGCGTCTCGCAGCGCTCGGCCGGCTTGGCGTCGGCGGCCTCGTCGGCGCCACCGCAGCAGGCTCCACCGCTGCCGCAGCCCCCACCAGACCCGTCCCGCTCCGAGCCGAGGGTGAGCAGCACCACGTCGTACACGAAGGAGCCTCCTGCTTCTCGACGAACCCCTGCCGGTCCCGCCGTCCCTACTTGTTAGCCTGACACCCCGGGCTCGCCAACCGGTCGCCACCTGGCACCCGAGCCTTCTGGAGGCGGAGAAGATGCCAGCGATCGTGCTCATCGGCGCTCAGTGGGGCGACGAGGGCAAGGGCAAGGTTACCGACCTGCTGGGCGGGCGGGTCGACTACGTGGTGCGCTACTCCGGCGGCAACAACGCCGGTCACACCGTCATCACCCCGGACGGGCAGAAGTACGCGCTGCACCTCATGCCGTCCGGCGCGCTCTCGCCGAGCGCGATGATCGTCATCGGCAACGGCGTGGTGGTCGACCCGAAGGTGCTGCTGGAGGAGATCGACGGGCTCGCCGAGCGGGGCGTGGACGTCTCCCGGCTGCGGATCTCCGGCGACGCGCACCTGATCATGCCGCACCACCGGGCGCTGGACCGGGTGGTGGAGCGCTACCTCGGCTCGTCCCGGATCGGCACCACCGGCCGGGGCATCGGCCCG encodes:
- a CDS encoding SigE family RNA polymerase sigma factor; translation: MTYEEFADARLGALLRYAVMLTGDPHQAQDLVQETMVRVQLNWRRVARSDVPERYVRRMLTNQYVDWRRGSWARRVLLRGEPDEVPVPTDHAQSAVDRDELWSWLSRLPRRQRAALVLRYYEDLPDAEIAEILGCAVGTVRSCISRALATLRAEYMEVC
- a CDS encoding LCP family protein, producing MIENDLRAAFARLEALTPPIGPVRVAIERAAVRRRRRRFRLRLGGTALLLVAAATAGFTAFVPHQPAPATLLGEPAPPTPTGALNVLLLGVDSTSTQRPPLADSVLLVHLPADRSRPYLVSLPRDLEVAIPGLHRDKLNAAFAYGAGYDPPDQSKGYDLTRRAVVDLIGVPVDAGAVLTYPVLRKVTDALGGVEVCLPQQIRSSHTRRAYPAGCQRLDGSASVDLLRQRRGLPDGGLDRDRNAQRFAAGLVRRARAKDVLGDPVQLSRIVAAVGPDLTVAGGSVLDLLRVVPELTSVEPVGLSLPVELTEGSNGRLHADPRAAPAFLAALREDRLAEWAAAHPDRVTPIR
- a CDS encoding phage holin family protein — encoded protein: MGFLIRLAITAIALWITTLIVPGVEVTGRNATDTALTLLVVALIFGVVNAVLKPVIRVLGCVFYLLTLGLFALVVNALLFLLTNWIAQELHQPFHVDGFWAAFWGAIVVAVVSWLMSVVVPDRREAR
- the fbaA gene encoding class II fructose-bisphosphate aldolase, whose product is MPIASPEAYAEMLDRAKAGRYAYPAINVTSSQTLNAALKGFADAESDGIIQVSTGGAEYLSGPSVKDMVAGSVAFAKYAHEVAKNYPVNIALHTDHCPKDKLDKFVRPLMAISQERVQRGEEPLFQSHMWDGSAVPVAENLEIAEQLLTEAAKGKIVLEIEVGVVGGEEDGVENAINEKLYTTVEDGLAMVDALGLGEKGRYMAALTFGNVHGVYKPGNVKLRPSVLHDIQVAVGAKYGKEKPLSLVFHGGSGSLLSEIREALDYGVVKMNIDTDTQYCFTRPVADHMFRNYDGVLKVDGEVGNKKMYDPRVWGKAAEAGMAARVVEACEALRSTGTKMK
- a CDS encoding DUF3151 domain-containing protein, giving the protein MQNLLPEPPATLLPAHEEADAALDAAAEQDTDEAYAEVAARFPSHSAAWAALGVRALAVGQVVPAYAYARTGYHRGLDQLRRSGWKGHGPVPWSHEPNRGFLGCLYVLSRAAGEIGEADEAARCAQFLRDCDPAAADALASH
- a CDS encoding chromosome partitioning protein, coding for MVHENADRAHVRGQPQVPERDIEPLWPPDPTDPDAAVPPWAAPQPAAPAWPTPPATTPTARPPTPQPVDPSGEPAPDQIPPDAGNGTPVARTVQPSVDLDLPFTLDQPPAGPDSQTPPSSRAAIPPTTGGEAAGAAIPATADETVAEAAVPADGSGPVGDGATGGGRSESPWAQPPQRLTNPASEPSGRTPASPPVEAAAGPVTPPAAGTASPGPDVPVTAPVPGGPDLPAAGAVEATGGRGSPQSPPRLGPFPPAPGVPLRQPPYGDGTAYPPGPVGYGPPGHPSASAYPAHPQAGGPTPPPGWYPPAWPQPGAPAPPQPGPPAARQPAPAAAYPEPVWTPESGATPTAEDFARRRQARPADPMATMGVRAVVNRMGLVRLPPGRHEQDLKRDIEMVRRNFGGLRQVTVVNPKGGAGKTVAILLLAMTFGQKRGGYVLAWDNNETQGTLGMRAQQDFHSRTVRDMLRDLGQFQGPHGRIGDLSQYVRSQGEGMFDVLASDESATGGEMLTAAAFAEIREVVSRFYKLIFVDTGNNVRAQNWQAAMDATDQLVVTMSARNDSAETAARMLDHLEQSGRQRLVRQAVTVVSMPPSRKEIDLPAIQQHFAARTRAVLLAPYERLIDTGEPIRYAQLSSATRDAWLKIAAAVAEGL
- a CDS encoding diacylglycerol kinase family protein, whose protein sequence is MYDVVLLTLGSERDGSGGGCGSGGACCGGADEAADAKPAERCETPRVPVLACADALTARGARVDSVTARSDAEIDEVLARLDGPPRPDGLTWPDPDSKTRLVVATASDGQLRAVLRRLVRRYAPPPSRRPADLAGNRTVPDLPPVGVLPLDPARGGTARDLAAQLGLPRDPAAVAAAVLDGTVRRLDLLRNDGGSVTLDGALLGAADDAGRPLRWRARVEVDGAILSHGEDPIMACAIGNAGGYARLDDVALLADPDPTDGRVEVAVAVPVVTRSALGRKRVRLEVRRARGRAVAVVPRDERVPFLDDGVEGELNRKRSWWIEPGAWAVWTV